gtatatgatgtgtttatgtgtatgaatggatatgtgtcgtcccagttagtgatatatgttgttgtacactaatggATTTTATtaaaggatatgtgttgtccgagttagtgatatatgttgttgtatacTAATGGATTTTATtaaaggatatgtgttgtccgagttagtgatatatgttgttgtgcaCTAATGGATTTTATtaaaggatatgtgttgtccgagttagtgatatatgttgttgtgcaCTAATGTATTTTATtaaaggatatgtgttgtccgagttagtgatatatgttgttgtacactaatggATTTTATtaaaggatatgtgttgtccgagttagtgatatatgttgttgtacactaatggATTTTATtaaaggatatgtgttgtccgagttagtgatatatgttgttgtacactaatggattttattaaaggatatatgttgtccgagttagtgatatatgttgttgtacactaatagattttattaaaggaTAAGTGTTGTTCgaattagtgatatatgttgttgtacactaatggATTTTAtgaaaggatatgtgttgtccaagttagtgatatatgttgttgtacactaacgatttttatgaacggatatgggttgtccaagggttagtgatatatgttgttgtacactagcggttgttatgaacaccgatgggaagttCAAGTACCATCcctttgtatgattggttaaccatggttgtgtgttgtagtgtagcatatcatATTGTTCGCATTATATGCTATTGTCGTGCTAGCTTGTGTGGTCGAAAGTTTGTAGCATTACACTTGAGattggtatgctaattaaattgctaggttatatgcggtattgtgtaagtgaatgcaagtagatagattatatatgcatatgtataattattgcactcactaagcgttagcttacccctctcgttgtttatctttttaggtgCAGGTGCGGACAAGGGGaagggggttgttggatactagttcccTATGTTGGATTCTCGTTGAAGCTTTTGgagtcgacctagcgttttgggtagtttagccccaaaccatgctcgggtgtagtttggattaagacTATCAatttaatgggtcgaacttgtattacgtttgattaatggccttcgagCCTTTTGTAAACATCAAAGTTGTTGTAAGCTTAAACGGGTTGTGTTGAATGGTTTAAACCTTTTGGATAGCGCGTAAATgttttaattacttttaaaataaaaaaaattactcgtgttaaatacgggttgggttgtttcagaatggaaaacgtacttgatctagtacattcggatgtgtgtgggcctatgaagactaggacacttggtggatgttcctactttgttacatttatCGATGATCATTttaggaaggtgtgggtttataccttaaagtcaaaggatcaagtatttgaaaagtttaaggaatttcatgcactagttgaaaggcaaacggggaagaagctcaagtgtattcggactcataatggcggtgaatacattgggagatttgatgcttattgtaaggaaaatggtattcggcatcaaaagactccaccaaagacacctcagttgaatggcttagcagagaggatgaacagaactttggttgagagagttagatgtttgctttcacatgcagggttgtccgatcccttttggggtgaggctttaaatacggcagttcatattattaatctaaccccttgtgtacctttgcgttttgatgttcctaacagggtttggagcggcaaagatgtttcttactgtcatttacgagtctttggatgtaaagcatttgttcatgttcccaaagatgaaaggtcaaagcttgatatgaagactaagccatgtgtattcctaggttatggtgaagatgattttgggtacaggttatatgatccagttcagaagaaactcgtacgaagccgagatgttgtgtttacagaagatcagatgttaaaagatattgataagacagattcagttcctcaacctagtgctgatcttgttgatttggatccagttactccacaacatgttggagataatgttcataatgatgaacatggtactgatgatgattatgctccggagcaggtagagattctagtaccagatgtgcccccatttgtcccacttaggcggtctacccgagaccgtcatccttctgttagatattctgctgatgaatatgtattactcactgatgggggagagccagagtgttatgcagaagctatgaaagatgagcataagaaagagtgaaGTGAAGCCATGCAAAATGAGATGAATTCCTtacatgagaacaatacttatgagttggtgaagttacctaaaggcaagagagctttgagaaacaaatgggtgttcaaagtgaagacagatgagcttacttcacaaccaaggtacaaagctaggttagttgttaaaggattcagccagaaaaagggtattgattttgatgagattttctcaccggtcgtgaagatgggatctattcgagtggttcttgggttagctgctagtcttgatcttgaggttgaacagatggatgtcaagactgcttttcttcatggtgatttggataaggaaatctacatgatgcaacctgaaggttttcgggttaagagtaaagaaaattatgtttgtagacttcagaaaagtctatatgggttgaagcaagcaccgagacagtggtataagaagtttgagtcggttataggaaagcaaggctatcgaaagacaacttcagatcattatgttttctttcagaggtttggtgatgatgatttcatcatattgttgttatacgttgatgatatgttgattgttggtaaaaatattaaaagaattgcgcagttgaagcgataattgagcaagtcttttgctatgaaagacttggggccagcaaaacagattcttggcattcggatttctagagatagaggtgcaaagacgttacatatatcacaagagcaatacattgaaaaggtgcttagtaggTTCAACATGGAGAATGCTAAAGTTGTTAGTTCCCCTCTTGCTaccaactttaagctaacagatagagattgcccttcttcaaaggaggatgttgaggaaatagataaagttccatatgcttcggcggttggtagcttgatgtatgctatggtgtgtactaggcctgatatagctcatgcaGTAGGCGTTGTTAGTCGGTTtgtgtcaaatccgggtaagaagcattgggaagcagttaaatggattatgagatacttacgaggtacttcaaagttaggtattacattcggaaatggagagccggtgcttgttggttatacagactcagatatggcaggaaacaaagataacatgaaatccacttctggatatttgatgactttcgcagggggagcagtttcatggcaatcaaggttacaaaagtgtgttgcattgtctacgaccgaggctgaatatatggcagcaacagaagcgtgcaaagaactattgtggatgaaaagatttctacaagaccttgggtttaagcaatcacgatatgtggttctttgtgataatgagagtgcgattcatttggttagaaattctatgtatcataagcggacaaaacatatagatgtgcggtatcattggattagagaacgtcttgaagatggttcgtttgaacttgataaagttcataccgatgataatggttccgacatgttcacaaaggctttagcaagtgagaagcttaaggtatgttgctcgatcgccgggatggcgatcccttcctcgtaattggaaagggggagatttgttggatTTTTATTTGGTTTCCAAAATGAGGAAGTTATAGCCCAATGTCCAAAGCCCAACAAAATAGGCCCAAGATGCTAGTTGACTTAGTCAATCATTCTAGGATATTTTAAACTTCAAGTGTGCAGCTATTTTGGATATACGAGAGATcagagagatcaagaaaaagagtgagATATTCAATTCCCATTTTTGAAAATAGCAGGTCAGAAcagagacgatccccggagatctaaccgttggatcttcatcaaatttgggctgtgtcttcctgacatcagtgccaatgtTTTCAACTgttgaattcgtctaaagaggTCAGTAGCTCGAGTTATAGCTTCTGGATCAGACTGCAGTTTTTGGGTGAAAtcattcctcttttgtctttaattgtttcatatacttgttgattgttgtagttcaagagtatgataatgttgtatacctctagttgatctagagaaggattgttgtattgctctcttgttgatgatagtgaaatttaagtggcttacgagtcccgtggtttttactctcggttttgagaggttttccacgtaaaaagtctcgtgtgtattgtttGTGCTTGATTATTCGTTATTAGTTGATTTGCTACTGAATTGGGACAGATTTGGGTTGGATTTGATATAGCttatttgttagcatcctcacggtttcatacgggtcgggaaatgtttgtcaaacggatgtttgtttccgttttgtagattgcccgttgtgactaTTTTCCCATCACATGGCTACATATTTGGACCTATTAACATGTACAACTTCACATGAAATTCAGTTACACTAAAGTACTTTTTTGATGTTCACATGTGATCatcgatatatttatatatactcacGGATAACATACAAAACTAATGCATTAACTTTACTATCTATTGCAGAAGTGCTTTTAAGTATACGTATTTGAAATATAATATTTTTTGAAAGGCCAAGTCACCCACACCCACCCGATCATTTTTCACGTATGCACCCAATCCATCAATCTATATAGACATGTGGATCAAGCCGACGTCCTGAATGTGGATCGGTAAAACCTCATGGAAACTCTTTTATGACACGTGGATCGAACTCCCGACCTCAACCCCCCTAATACTCAAGGTATTAAGATGTACGACTCGGCCACGAAGGCGAGTACTATTTGAATGGTTATCGGCAAATTAGGCGTGTTGTCCCCTTGTGGGGTGGAGTGCTTAGTGCTAACGCATGCGTGTTGATAAAGTGAGAAATTAATGAGGTGACGTGAGAGGTGATGTGTTAATATATGATTAACAGTTCGTGCTAGATGTGTGTTATGCCTAACACGTCTGCGTTGTAAATGGTTTGAGGGGAATCGTGATTGACTAATGATGGAGATTATTATCGTTTATTATCGTTTCCTTGATTGTAGCACAAAAATgttgataatattttattgataaaTCAACGTCTTTAAATTTTAAGTTTACTAAATCGTTGCCAAATTCCGAAATTGATAAATATTGAGTATATTTAAACTCAATTAACTAGTAGATAAGTGTATGATAGTCCAATAAAGCCACAGTTATACAATCAGCACATCTCAGCACTAGCATATAACATAAAGATGATAACATGATTAACGACCACGCCCGCGTCCACGGCCCCGTCCTCGACCCCTTCCACGGCCCACAGCTCGGCCTGCATCATATTTGGAAATTCAAGCCATTAACATACAAGTTAGAATACAAGTGCTATTGCTGTAGTTAAAGGTAAAGGTGCCAATTCCAACCCATCTAGTCATTACAGAATTATGGGTTACATTTAGAGTTAGGGCAACGGACAATTGAGTTACGGTAAAAATTATACTAGAAGGAAAACTGTAATCCAAAAATGAAACCTCAAATGCTAGTCTATTTTAAAAATTAAGGGTAAACTGTAACTATAATTATTTGATTGAAGGGTGTGTTTATGGGTTCAACAGGACCCACAATGAGAGGTACTATATATTTTCTAACTCGAGCAACTATAACATGTATAAGAGATAAACttggataaaaaaaaaaaaaaagaaggctACCTGCAGTTGGTTTCTTGGGCTTGACTCTAGGTGTCTCTTCGACTAGCAAGGTCTCGAGATTCAAGCTGTCGGGAAGTATATAATAACGAATATTATTGCCTCTTACGCTCAAATGATCAAGAGTTGCAGGATTTTTCCCTTTCAGTGTCAACTTCACAGTTTTCAAGTGTGTATTCATGCTAATATCAACACCTGCAATAGTAAACAGTCACAAGACACTTATTATAGAACTTAAAGGATCACATTGTATTGTTA
The window above is part of the Rutidosis leptorrhynchoides isolate AG116_Rl617_1_P2 chromosome 1, CSIRO_AGI_Rlap_v1, whole genome shotgun sequence genome. Proteins encoded here:
- the LOC139885867 gene encoding small nuclear ribonucleoprotein SmD1a-like, with the translated sequence MKLVRFLMKLNNETVSIELKNGTVVHGTITGVDISMNTHLKTVKLTLKGKNPATLDHLSVRGNNIRYYILPDSLNLETLLVEETPRVKPKKPTAGRAVGRGRGRGRGRGRGRGR